In Limnohabitans sp. INBF002, one genomic interval encodes:
- the hemF gene encoding oxygen-dependent coproporphyrinogen oxidase yields MTTQTHEHVVAAARDYLIGLQSRITSAIEAKDGQAKFLVDKWEKGPGEQLQGNGITQILENGPVFERAGCGFSHVRGPKLPPSATQHRPELAGAPFEAMGVSLVFHPRNPYVPTVHMNVRMIAATPANGKTVAWFGGGMDLTPYYGYAEDAKHFHQVCHDALQPFGDDLYPRFKTWCDAYFCNKHRNEQRGIGGIFFDDFAELGFERSFEMLKSVGDAFLESYLPIVDRRVNTPYGERERNHQLYRRGRYVEFNLVWDRGTHFGLQSGGRTESILLSMPPLVSWSYQHQPEAGTPEHALLHDFLVPRDWLK; encoded by the coding sequence ATGACGACCCAAACCCACGAACACGTTGTAGCCGCCGCCCGCGACTACCTCATTGGCCTTCAAAGCCGCATCACCAGCGCGATTGAAGCCAAAGACGGTCAAGCCAAATTCTTGGTGGACAAGTGGGAAAAGGGCCCGGGCGAGCAGTTGCAGGGCAATGGCATCACACAAATCTTAGAAAACGGCCCCGTGTTTGAACGTGCAGGCTGTGGCTTTTCGCATGTGCGTGGCCCCAAGCTGCCGCCTTCGGCCACACAGCACCGCCCAGAGTTGGCAGGTGCGCCGTTTGAAGCCATGGGTGTGTCCTTGGTGTTTCACCCCCGCAATCCCTATGTGCCCACCGTGCACATGAACGTGCGCATGATTGCAGCCACCCCCGCCAACGGCAAAACCGTGGCTTGGTTTGGCGGCGGCATGGACCTCACGCCTTATTACGGCTATGCCGAAGACGCCAAGCATTTCCATCAGGTGTGCCACGATGCGCTGCAACCGTTTGGTGACGACTTGTACCCACGCTTTAAAACTTGGTGCGACGCGTACTTCTGCAACAAACACCGCAACGAGCAGCGCGGCATTGGCGGCATCTTCTTTGACGACTTCGCTGAGCTGGGCTTTGAGCGTAGTTTTGAGATGCTCAAGAGCGTGGGCGATGCTTTTTTGGAATCGTATTTGCCCATCGTCGACCGCCGCGTGAACACGCCGTATGGCGAGCGCGAGCGCAACCACCAGCTGTACCGCCGTGGCCGCTATGTCGAGTTCAACCTCGTGTGGGACCGTGGCACGCACTTTGGCTTGCAGTCGGGTGGGCGGACCGAATCTATTTTGTTGTCCATGCCGCCGTTGGTGAGCTGGTCGTACCAGCACCAGCCCGAAGCGGGCACGCCAGAGCATGCCTTGCTGCATGACTTTTTGGTGCCGCGTGATTGGCTGAAGTGA
- a CDS encoding 1-acyl-sn-glycerol-3-phosphate acyltransferase: MSAEFSQPMPVPCKPQAWAAWLVKLMGWKIEFDGLPAKQGVLIGYPHTSNWDFITMMPVKWAVGLPVQFFAKESLFRIPLFGRWIRFIGAVPIDRSSPKGVVGEMVDSLKRHKQNDEILWIGLSPEGTRKLTDGWRSGFYQLALGADVPLCMLHIDYGKKLAKVTDFMRLTGDVQADYAQMAKVYEGVQGFHVNQAAPIRPLPPRTLPAAQAPNATSLN; this comes from the coding sequence AACCCCAAGCTTGGGCGGCATGGTTGGTCAAGCTGATGGGCTGGAAGATCGAGTTTGACGGACTGCCCGCCAAACAAGGCGTGCTGATCGGCTACCCCCACACCAGCAACTGGGACTTCATCACCATGATGCCGGTCAAGTGGGCGGTGGGCTTGCCCGTGCAGTTTTTTGCCAAAGAGAGTTTGTTTCGCATTCCCTTATTTGGTCGCTGGATTCGTTTCATTGGTGCTGTGCCGATTGACCGCTCGTCTCCCAAAGGCGTGGTGGGCGAAATGGTGGATTCTCTGAAACGACACAAGCAAAACGACGAAATACTCTGGATTGGTTTGTCGCCCGAAGGCACGCGCAAGCTCACCGATGGCTGGCGCAGTGGCTTTTATCAGCTGGCTTTGGGGGCAGATGTGCCTTTGTGCATGCTGCACATTGATTACGGCAAGAAACTGGCCAAAGTGACCGACTTCATGCGCTTGACGGGCGACGTACAAGCCGACTACGCCCAAATGGCCAAGGTGTATGAAGGCGTCCAGGGCTTTCATGTCAACCAAGCTGCGCCCATTCGTCCGTTGCCGCCGCGCACCTTGCCAGCGGCCCAAGCACCAAACGCAACCTCTTTGAATTAA